The following proteins are co-located in the Silene latifolia isolate original U9 population chromosome 1, ASM4854445v1, whole genome shotgun sequence genome:
- the LOC141641173 gene encoding myb family transcription factor PHL11-like, producing the protein MERSMSDGMYGGGGECAGYSYHHPLVDGGVMMSRDPKPRLRWTPDLHERFVDAVTKLGGPDKATPKAVLKLMGMKGLTLYHLKSHLQKYRLGQHSKKQNSSSQLKADRNSNFPLTADALQSQFEIQNELQEQLQVQQRIQTRMEAQGKYLQAILHKAQQGLSTNCSNMNINNLCHNNSNNVRHDETKSIYNQIYLDHHRQTLGNEQDREENNMKIKQEGGSSDCSLQLKLNSDSKHGYNHHDFGIISANESDQLDDKLLAYKINGIL; encoded by the exons ATGGAGAGAAGTATGAGCGACGGAATGTACGGTGGTGGCGGTGAATGTGCCGGGTATTCGTACCACCACCCGTTGGTGGACGGAGGCGTGATGATGTCAAGGGACCCTAAGCCAAGACTTAGATGGACTCCTGATCTTCATGAACGCTTTGTTGATGCTGTCACCAAACTTGGTGGTCCGGATA AAGCTACTCCAAAGGCTGTATTAAAGCTCATGGGTATGAAAGGGTTGACATTGTACCATTTGAAGTCTCATTTACAG AAATACAGACTAGGACAGCATTCAAAAAAGCAAAATAGTAGCTCTCAATTGAAGGCAGA TAGAAACAGTAATTTCCCTTTAACGGCCGATGCATTACAATCTCAGTTCGAGATTCAGAATGAATTGCAAGAGCAACTTCAG GTACAACAAAGAATACAAACAAGGATGGAAGCACAAGGAAAGTACCTACAAGCTATATTACACAAAGCACAACAAGGCCTTTCCACAAATTGTAGTAATATGAACATCAACAATTTATGccataataatagtaataatgttCGTCATGACGAAACTAAATCGATTTACAATCAAATTTATCTTGATCATCATCGTCAAACACTAGGAAACGAACAAGATCGCGAGGAAAATAATATGAAGATTAAGCAAGAAGGCGGATCGAGTGATTGCTCCTTGCAATTGAAGCTTAATAGTGATAGTAAACATGGATATAATCATCATGATTTCGGAATAATTAGTGCAAATGAAAGTGATCAATTAGATGATAAATTGCTTGCCTACAAGATTAATGGAATTCTATAA
- the LOC141645119 gene encoding putative aquaporin NIP5-1 yields MAVHDEIPPPSAAPAASTDRVLTRQPTSNMLCVSLLQKGGAEFVGTFILVFSAAGGPIVNQKYNGAETLLGNAACSGLAAMIAILSMGHISGAHINPAVTLAFAALKHFPWAHVPVYIVAQFGGAISASFLLKLAYHPFMSGGGTVATVGDGQAFLLEFVATFFLMFVVTAVATDTRAVGELAGLAIGSTILLDILLIGPATGGSMNPARTLGPAIAAGRYNGLWIYGLAPVGGAIAGAAVYSLIKLRGDSHDEQPRSKSFKR; encoded by the exons ATGGCCGTGCATGATGAAATTCCGCCTCCGTCCGCAGCTCCAGCCGCTAGTACTGATCGGGTGTTAACGAGGCAGCCAACGTCTAACATGTTGTGTGTTTCGCTTCTTCAAAAG GGCGGAGCCGAGTTCGTCGGGACATTCATACTAGTATTTTCAGCAGCAGGAGGCCCAATTGTTAACCAAAAATACAACGGTGCAGAAACTCTACTAGGAAATGCAGCATGTTCTGGGTTAGCAGCAATGATAGCTATTCTTTCAATGGGCCACATTTCTGGAGCCCATATAAATCCGGCAGTAACACTTGCATTTGCGGCCCTAAAACATTTCCCATGGGCCCATGTACCCGTTTACATTGTGGCCCAATTCGGTGGCGCGATTTCAGCCTCTTTTTTGCTTAAGTTGGCTTACCACCCCTTTATGTCGGGTGGTGGCACGGTCGCTACGGTTGGTGATGGGCAGGCGTTTTTGTTGGAGTTTGTCGCTACGTTCTTTCTCATGTTTGTTGTTACGGCTGTTGCTACCGACACTCGTGCG GTGGGAGAGTTGGCAGGCCTTGCAATTGGAAGTACTATACTGCTTGACATATTGCTAATCGG GCCGGCTACCGGTGGGTCTATGAATCCGGCACGGACCCTGGGTCCCGCAATTGCAGCAGGCCGATACAATGGGTTATGGATTTACGGTTTAGCACCCGTTGGAGGGGCGATTGCCGGAGCCGCCGTTTATTCACTCATTAAGCTTAGGGGAGACTCTCATGATGAGCAACCTCGTTCAAAAAGTTTTAAACGCTAA
- the LOC141593565 gene encoding uncharacterized protein LOC141593565 isoform X1 — protein sequence MVGIFSKFSSNKTRHQRTQSAIQDEREVLPPNLETAEVPVAASGVAHGIEVTSEFKPLEHPTEPLDDDRPVQCPLPEPSILNDGRLWKERVSAANVRKRADIALAKEGSTVDDVESRSQSNRMMLPSLSAPEHHLLNLLDECNVSKM from the exons ATGGTGGGAATTTTCTCAAAGTTTTCAAGCAATAAAACTAGACATCAAAGAACTCAAAGTGCCATT CAGGACGAGAGGGAAGTATTGCCGCCAAACCTTGAGACGGCTGAGGTTCCTGTGGCGGCATCTGGAGTTGCTCATGGGATTGAAGTAACCAGTGAATTTAAACCCCTTGAACATCCAACTGAACCTTTGGATGATGATAGACCGGTTCAATGCCCGCTACCAGAACCTTCCATTCTTAAT GATGGGAGACTATGGAAGGAGCGAGTTTCTGCTGCAAATGTGCGGAAAAGAGCGGATATAGCCCTTGCTAAAGAAGGGTCAACAGTTGATGATGTGGAATCAAGATCTCAGTCCAATCGGATGATGTTGCCATCCCTAAGCGCACCTGAGCACCATCTCCTTAATTTGCTCGATGAATGCAATGTTTCAAAAATGTAA
- the LOC141593565 gene encoding uncharacterized protein LOC141593565 isoform X2 — MVGIFSKFSSNKTRHQRTQSAIDEREVLPPNLETAEVPVAASGVAHGIEVTSEFKPLEHPTEPLDDDRPVQCPLPEPSILNDGRLWKERVSAANVRKRADIALAKEGSTVDDVESRSQSNRMMLPSLSAPEHHLLNLLDECNVSKM; from the exons ATGGTGGGAATTTTCTCAAAGTTTTCAAGCAATAAAACTAGACATCAAAGAACTCAAAGTGCCATT GACGAGAGGGAAGTATTGCCGCCAAACCTTGAGACGGCTGAGGTTCCTGTGGCGGCATCTGGAGTTGCTCATGGGATTGAAGTAACCAGTGAATTTAAACCCCTTGAACATCCAACTGAACCTTTGGATGATGATAGACCGGTTCAATGCCCGCTACCAGAACCTTCCATTCTTAAT GATGGGAGACTATGGAAGGAGCGAGTTTCTGCTGCAAATGTGCGGAAAAGAGCGGATATAGCCCTTGCTAAAGAAGGGTCAACAGTTGATGATGTGGAATCAAGATCTCAGTCCAATCGGATGATGTTGCCATCCCTAAGCGCACCTGAGCACCATCTCCTTAATTTGCTCGATGAATGCAATGTTTCAAAAATGTAA
- the LOC141593565 gene encoding uncharacterized protein LOC141593565 isoform X3, with translation MIWDEREVLPPNLETAEVPVAASGVAHGIEVTSEFKPLEHPTEPLDDDRPVQCPLPEPSILNDGRLWKERVSAANVRKRADIALAKEGSTVDDVESRSQSNRMMLPSLSAPEHHLLNLLDECNVSKM, from the exons atgATCTGG GACGAGAGGGAAGTATTGCCGCCAAACCTTGAGACGGCTGAGGTTCCTGTGGCGGCATCTGGAGTTGCTCATGGGATTGAAGTAACCAGTGAATTTAAACCCCTTGAACATCCAACTGAACCTTTGGATGATGATAGACCGGTTCAATGCCCGCTACCAGAACCTTCCATTCTTAAT GATGGGAGACTATGGAAGGAGCGAGTTTCTGCTGCAAATGTGCGGAAAAGAGCGGATATAGCCCTTGCTAAAGAAGGGTCAACAGTTGATGATGTGGAATCAAGATCTCAGTCCAATCGGATGATGTTGCCATCCCTAAGCGCACCTGAGCACCATCTCCTTAATTTGCTCGATGAATGCAATGTTTCAAAAATGTAA
- the LOC141593617 gene encoding uncharacterized protein LOC141593617 → MILTPWKLVKPSPLRYLSTLSPIRRRIRISTAFQDENYKPLQNPNLLKNRPTIVDHLLFFLRSKPDSAVKFFNWSHNVLGFHHSMRHYSAVVFVLLNHRLFSRAHQVFDEMLLRVCDGNDVCEVFVSGFKVYRCNVNTGYSFLVAGFCRNGKFDEGIDVLMKMSGMGIDVASYALRVMVDSLISSSYVDGISRVIDELCGQSERKLKEGFNVYEFTMMCFIRNNLFEMSLSFHRKMIDRGLLPVVVDCNKILKILCREKSVEVASRFFDTMIKVGPNPNLVTFSTLIDSYCKEKSLNEAFRLYNLMIERGIAPDLIVYSIVIDGLFKNGEVEKGYQLLAEALGRGIKLDSVIFGSVLDSYVRVGDLEKAIEVYNTMSKEGISPSVVTNGIIIKGLCQGGRILDATAVFGEFLKCGSHPSVLAYSCLIDGFCKLGNLRKAFRWYRKMLVIGHVPDLVLYSVLINGLSKGGYMVEALQLFFQAAMRGIQPNVYIVNSLIDGYCRLNQMDDIMKVYSLLQMNDLTPDTLTYTLLLKALVGMAKYDVALSLFFRLLKLDMSLDVIAYSTLIHGLCKQKNLKAALYLFQLMLQGRVKPDIVIYNVLLHSLFKHSRAEDAVTIFRGLFANGPEPDIVTYNTMICGFCSSKRLDEAIQLYETLSDGPIRPTVITPTLLIDALCKEGRLNEAVMMFRKMLEKGLFPTVVTYSSLVDGYSKCSKIEDAFGLFEEMSGNNIEPSIVSFSILMDGLCKRGLIEEALTVFRSAVNKGLMPDVVAYTIVIHGLCRAGSIREANLFYQRMLSEGVVPDTVLDGIIAAYCLSDSSKQQILHK, encoded by the coding sequence ATGATTTTGACGCCATGGAAGTTAGTAAAACCTTCACCATTACGCTACTTATCTACCCTCTCTCCAATCCGACGTCGTATCCGCATTTCAACTGCATTCCAAGATGAAAACTATAAACCCTtgcaaaaccctaatttgttgaAGAATCGACCCACCATTGTTGATCACCTCCTTTTCTTTCTTCGGTCGAAACCCGATTCAGCGGTTAAGTTCTTTAATTGGTCTCATAATGTGTTGGGATTTCATCATTCTATGCGACATTACTCTGCTGTTGTTTTTGTGTTGCTTAATCATCGTTTATTTAGTCGTGCACACcaagtgtttgatgaaatgcttctGAGAGTTTGTGATGGGAATGATGTTTGTGAGGTGTTTGTTTCGGGGTTTAAGGTGTATAGGTGTAATGTCAATACTGGCTATAGCTTTTTGGTAGCTGGGTTTTGTCGAAATGGCAAATTTGATGAGGGAATTGATGTTTTGATGAAAATGTCGGGGATGGGGATTGATGTTGCTTCTTATGCTTTGAGAGTTATGGTGGATTCTTTGATTTCCTCGTCTTATGTTGACGGCATTTCTAGAGTAATTGATGAGTTGTGTGGTCAGTCCGAGAGAAAGTTGAAGGAAGGGTTTAACGTTTATGAGTTTACAATGATGTGTTTTATTCGTAATAATTTGTTCGAGATGTCGTTGAGTTTTCATCGCAAGATGATTGATAGGGGTCTTTTGCCGGTTGTGGTTGATTGCAATAAGATCTTGAAGATTCTTTGTAGGGAAAAGTCGGTGGAAGTTGCATCACGATTCTTTGATACTATGATTAAAGTTGGCCCTAATCCGAATTTGGTGACATTTAGTACCTTAATAGATTCGTATTGCAAGGAAAAGAGCTTGAATGAGGCATTTAGACTGTATAATTTGATGATTGAGAGGGGAATAGCACCGGACTTGATTGTATATAGTATCGTAATTGATGGCCTTTTTAAGAATGGAGAGGTGGAAAAAGGCTACCAGCTTTTAGCCGAGGCTTTAGGTAGAGGTATCAAGTTGGACTCGGTCATCTTTGGCTCGGTGTTAGATTCTTATGTTAGGGTAGGAGACTTAGAGAAGGCAATTGAGGTATACAATACAATGAGCAAGGAAGGCATCTCTCCTAGTGTAGTTACTAATGGCATTATAATTAAGGGGTTATGTCAAGGTGGTCGTATTCTTGATGCTACTGCCGTCTTTGGGGAATTTCTGAAGTGTGGATCACACCCTTCGGTTTTAGCCTATAGCTGTCTTATTGATGGTTTCTGTAAACTGGGAAATTTGAGAAAAGCATTTAGATGGTATAGAAAGATGTTGGTTATTGGCCATGTTCCAGATCTCGTCTTGTATTCTGTGCTTATAAATGGGCTTAGCAAAGGAGGGTACATGGTTGAAGCTCTTCAACTGTTTTTCCAAGCTGCAATGAGGGGTATACAGCCTAATGTGTATATTGTTAATAGCTTAATAGACGGTTATTGTCGATTAAACCAAATGGACGACATAATGAAGGTGTATAGTCTTTTGCAGATGAATGACTTGACTCCTGATACTTTAACATACACCTTGCTCCTCAAAGCTCTGGTTGGTATGGCCAAGTATGATGTGGCATTAAGTCTCTTCTTTCGATTGCTTAAGCTGGATATGTCGTTGGATGTCATTGCATATAGCACACTAATTCATGGCTTATGCAAGCAAAAAAATTTAAAAGCCGCTCTCTACCTGTTTCAACTGATGTTGCAAGGGAGGGTGAAACCCGATATTGTGATTTACAATGTGCTTCTCCACAGTCTGTTCAAACACTCCAGAGCAGAAGATGCTGTTACCATCTTCCGAGGGCTTTTTGCTAACGGGCCAGAGCCTGATATTGTGACCTACAACACAATGATTTGCGGGTTTTGCTCATCCAAGAGGTTGGATGAAGCAATTCAGTTGTATGAAACCCTCTCCGATGGACCAATCAGGCCCACTGTTATCACTCCTACTCTTCTCATTGATGCCCTTTGTAAAGAGGGTAGACTAAATGAGGCGGTAATGATGTTCAGGAAGATGTTGGAAAAGGGGCTGTTTCCTACCGTGGTCACATACAGCTCATTAGTCGATGGGTACTCGAAATGTTCCAAGATAGAGGACGCCTTTGGGTTATTCGAAGAAATGTCAGGAAACAACATAGAACCGAGTATAGTGAGTTTTAGCATTCTGATGGATGGCTTGTGCAAAAGAGGACTAATTGAGGAAGCGTTGACTGTTTTCCGCTCTGCTGTTAACAAGGGTTTAATGCCGGATGTTGTCGCTTACACTATTGTTATCCATGGTTTGTGTAGAGCAGGGAGTATAAGAGAAgcaaatctattttatcaaagaaTGTTGTCTGAAGGAGTAGTTCCTGATACAGTATTGGATGGAATTATTGCAGCTTACTGTCTCTCGGATTCGAGTAAGCAGCAGATTTTACATAAATGA